Sequence from the Pseudomonas sp. 7SR1 genome:
TGAACAGCTCGGTGGTGCCGCTGCTCTCGGCACGGTAGACCACGGTGATCGCACCGGTACGACCCGAGCCGGTGATCTGGCTCCAGTCGGTCAGGCGGCCGGAGAACACGCCGCACAGCTGGTTGACGCTCAGGTTGACGTTGGCGGTGCCGGTCTTGTTGAACGGAATGGCGACCGAGGTAGCCACCGAAGGCACCTGGATCAATGGACCCCAGGCGGCGCCGTGGGCAGTGACGTAGTTGCTCAGCTCAGTGGTGCTGAGCTTGGAGTCGCTGCCAGCCCAGTGCACGTTCTTGCTGGTGTTGCCCGCTACGAACTTGGTGTAGTCGTTGTTCAGGAAAGCAGCCTTGCCAGCACCGCTGCCCACGCCGATGTAGGGAGCGAAACCAGCGGTCAGTACGCCGGAAGTCTGGTACAGGGGCTGAGGCAAGGTCGCACCACCGCCGTTGACATCAGCCATGGCGGCCTGGGCGGCGCAGAGGCCGGCGAGGGTCAGGGATACCGCGAGAACGTTGCGCTTAAACATGAAGAATCTCCTTTCATCGTGTTCGTACGTAGGTTGATTGACGCGTGCTTGCCGTCATGGCGCTCGGTCCTGTGCCAGTGGCGATGGGGTGAGGCCATGGGTTAGAAATTCGCAGTTTCCGGTGACAGATAAAGGAAAAAACCTCGGGAGCCGAGGGCTGTTTTTCGAGTTTTTTCCTCGGGTGTTCGGGGGCTCTGCGCCGTGGGTTCTGGCGGTTTTTCCAGGGGGGACGGCAAGGGTTGGCCGTGGAGTGGCGGCGAATGGTTGCCGAACGGCGGAAGATGACAGAACGAGGAACCCGAGTTTGGCGAAAGCGAGGCTCGGGAGGTGTCGACGGCGTCTGTGTCTATTTTGCTCGGTGTGCTTTTCTGGCGAGGGGATTTATCTCCCCGTTGGGGTGCGAAGCGCCCTTCACAACTGCGCCCGGGTGTGTCAGGCGGATTGGCGCGGTGACATGGGGCTGCTGCGCAGCCCTGCGGTGAAAGATCCCCGGAGCAGCGGTGCTTGCCACAAGGTCTGTGTCAACCAGACGAGGACGGTTTATTGAACCAGTTGGTTGATCTCGATAATCGGCAGCAGCACCGCCATGACGATCACCAGCACCACCCCGCCCATGACCACGATCATCAGGGGCTCCAGCAACGCGGTCATGCCCATGGCCCGACGTTCGATGTCCCGGGACAGGGTCTGCGCGGCGCGTTCGAGCATCGGGGGCAGGCAACCGGTCTTTTCGCCGCTGGCGATCAGGTGGATCAGCAACGGCGGAAAGACCTTTTCCACCCGCAGGGCGGCCGCCAGGTTGACCCCTTCGCGGACCTTCGCCGTGGCATCGCTGACACTCAGGCTCAGGCGGTCGTTGGACAGTGTCTGTCGCGCCGCTTCCAGCGCCCGCAGCAGCGGCACCCCGGCGGCGCCGAGAATCGCCAGGGTGGAGGCGAAACGTGCCGTATTGAGCCCCAGCACGAAACGCCCGATCAACGGCAGGCGCAACACACGCGCGTGCCAGTTCAATCGTGCCCGAGGGTTGCGCAGGTATATCCGCCAGCTCCAGAACCCGCCCGCCAGCACACCGAAACACAGCCACCCCCAGGCGCGGATGAAGTCGCTTGCGGTGAGCATGGCCAGGGTCAGGCCGGGCAGGTCCTGGCGCGCCTGGGAAAACGCGCTGACCACCTGGGGCACCACATAGCTGAGGAGGAAGATCACGATGCCGATGGACACCAGCCCCACCACCCCCGGGTAGATGAACGCCGTCAGGATCTTGCCCCGCAGGTTGTTGCGCTCCTCGATGTAGTCGGCCAGCCGCTCCATGACCTGGGCCAGGTCACCGGACTCCTCGCCGGCGGCGATCAGTGCCCGATAGATGTCCGGAAAGTCCTTGGGACGCGCCGCCAGGGCTTCGGCCAGGCGCATGCCGCTGCGTACATCGGCCCGGACTCCACTCAGGGTCTGGGCGATGTGCTTGCGCTCGGCCTGTTCCACCGTGGCACTCAACGCAGCTTCCAAAGGCAGGCTCGCCCCCAGCAGGCTCGCCAGTTGCCGGGTGGCCCAGGCCAGGTCGTTGTCCGAGAGCCGGGCCGCGAATAACCCGCCACCGTGGGCTTGAGGTGTGTTGCGTTCCAACTGCACCTGCAATGCGGTCAATCCACGACTGCGCAGCAGGCTGAAAACAGCACCCTGGCTGTCCGCTTCCAGGTGTCCGGTCTCGATCTTGCCCTGGGCGTCGGCCGCCTCGAAACGATAGCGATTCATCAGGCGTCCCGTGTCACGCGCAGGATTTCTTCAGGAGCGGTCACGCCGCCACGAACCCAACGCTCGCCATCCTCGCGCATGCTGAACATGCCGGCCTGGCGAGCGGCGGCGCGCAAGGCCTGCTCCCCTGCCCCCTGGTGGATCAGCGTGCGGATGTCATCGTCGATGCAGAACAGTTCATGGATCCCGGTGCGCCCGCTGTAGCCGGTCTGGCTGCAGGCGGCGCATCCTACCGGGCGCCAGGTGCCGGGTGCCGCCGGGTCGGGTTGTTTGCACTGCGGGCATAGCCTGCGCACCAGTCGCTGGGCCAGCACCCCGAGCATCGACGAGGCCAGCAGGAACGGTTCGACTCCCATGTCGATCAGACGGTTGATGGCCGACACGGCGTCGTTGGTGTGCAGCGTGGCCAGCACCAGGTGACCGGTCAGGGAGGCCTGCACCGCGATCTGCGCGGTCTCCAGGTCGCGGATCTCGCCGATCATGATGATGTCCGGGTCCTGGCGCAGGATCGCCCGCAGGGCCAGGGCGAAGGTCATGTCGATCTTGGCGTTGACCTGGATCTGGCTGATGCCCGGCAGGTCGTATTCCACCGGGTCTTCCACCGTCAAGATGTTATGAACGCTGGCGTCCAACCGGGCCAGGGCGGCATACAGGCTGGTGGTCTTGCCGCTGCCGGTGGGGCCGGTGACCAGGACGATTCCGTGGGGCTGACGGATCAGGTGATCGAGCTTGCCCAGTACATCCGAGTCCATGCCCAGGGTCTCCAGTTGCAGGCGCCCGGCCTGCTTGTCCAGCAGCCGCATCACCACCCGTTCACCATGGCCCGTGGGCACGGTGGAAACCCGGATATCGATAGGCCTGCCGGCCACCCGCAAGGCAATGCGGCCGTCCTGGGGCAGGCGTTTTTCGGCGATATCGAGCTGGGCCATGATCTTGATTCGCGACACCAGCGCACCGTGCAGGGCCTTGCGCGGCGAAACCACGTCCCGCAGGGTACCGTCGACCCGGTAGCGCACCACCGAATGGCTCTCGTAGGGCTCGATGTGAATATCGCTGGCCTCATCCCGGGCCGCCTGGGTCAGCAAGGC
This genomic interval carries:
- the gspF gene encoding type II secretion system inner membrane protein GspF: MNRYRFEAADAQGKIETGHLEADSQGAVFSLLRSRGLTALQVQLERNTPQAHGGGLFAARLSDNDLAWATRQLASLLGASLPLEAALSATVEQAERKHIAQTLSGVRADVRSGMRLAEALAARPKDFPDIYRALIAAGEESGDLAQVMERLADYIEERNNLRGKILTAFIYPGVVGLVSIGIVIFLLSYVVPQVVSAFSQARQDLPGLTLAMLTASDFIRAWGWLCFGVLAGGFWSWRIYLRNPRARLNWHARVLRLPLIGRFVLGLNTARFASTLAILGAAGVPLLRALEAARQTLSNDRLSLSVSDATAKVREGVNLAAALRVEKVFPPLLIHLIASGEKTGCLPPMLERAAQTLSRDIERRAMGMTALLEPLMIVVMGGVVLVIVMAVLLPIIEINQLVQ
- the gspE gene encoding type II secretion system ATPase GspE translates to MNTLPYAWAKAQRLVLRQGEEGAVLMVCPSTPGWSISEVRRQFGEVRLERVREDDIEGLLNSAYADTGSAAAVVGAAENEVDLDRLMQDIPEITDLLDTQDGAPVIRMINALLTQAARDEASDIHIEPYESHSVVRYRVDGTLRDVVSPRKALHGALVSRIKIMAQLDIAEKRLPQDGRIALRVAGRPIDIRVSTVPTGHGERVVMRLLDKQAGRLQLETLGMDSDVLGKLDHLIRQPHGIVLVTGPTGSGKTTSLYAALARLDASVHNILTVEDPVEYDLPGISQIQVNAKIDMTFALALRAILRQDPDIIMIGEIRDLETAQIAVQASLTGHLVLATLHTNDAVSAINRLIDMGVEPFLLASSMLGVLAQRLVRRLCPQCKQPDPAAPGTWRPVGCAACSQTGYSGRTGIHELFCIDDDIRTLIHQGAGEQALRAAARQAGMFSMREDGERWVRGGVTAPEEILRVTRDA